A stretch of DNA from Echeneis naucrates chromosome 3, fEcheNa1.1, whole genome shotgun sequence:
GAGATGAACATTAGAGGATACAGCTAAAGAACTGCAAGATATGTGCCTACTGAATTATTATACAGTATAAAATCAAACTATGTGCCATAGAGAAAGCTAATTCGAATTTACAGATGTCATTTGCTTGATTTTAGCGGCCAAAGTGTGGCagaaacacaccacacacaccgTTAGTgtgagaaggaagaaaaggagattTTACGCTACAGTTATGAAATCATCAGAATTTCATACAGGTGTGTGAGGATATGCATGATACTAGTTTACTATACAGAGTAGATGCGAGGTTGGAGTTGTTCCAGCACTGAAACCTtaaacaacactgacaacacaacgTTGCTCTTGACAATCAACCTACAACAGTTggaatgtttctctttttccataTAATGAGCCATCCAGGATGAGGAAATTAGTTTCTTCCTGTGAACGACAGTGAACTAGAAGATAATGGATGCAGAGAAGGCCGCAGcagtggaatagtggttagcgctgttgcctcacaacaagaaggttttGGTTTCGATTCCTGGGCATTTGGgctttctgcgtggagtttgcatgttctccttgtgcttgcctgggtttcctccaggtctgtccaaagacataatttttaGGTTGCTTGATTGCtataaatgtgtgagtgcgagtggttgttggttggtttctgtctgtttgtgttttggctctGCGATGGACTGCTgtcctgtccatggtgtaccctgccctcggcaaatgtgagctgggattggctccagcacccccagaaAAGGATAAGTGGTAAAatatgaatggatgaatgaaaaatataatatgaaTTAAAATACTGTCAGGCCCAGGAAGGTCAGTGGGGCTCACGGAGGACAACCACAAAATACAAAGTGATGAAAGAGGACAACCCCCAAGTTTCTGTGATAACTTGATCGCAGTTTGAGACGGTTGAGTTTTTTCAGCTGTATTGTCATATATGTACCAAGGCGTCCTGTACTGAGCAGCGGATTGCCTCTTCCACATCAGCTCGACCTGGATGATCCACCCAAACCTAGCTGCCGTATTGCCACAttccttctgcagctgcttctgttgATCTAAGTGTGGgtggaaaaacagcaacacGAATGAATTGGAGAAGCGTTGCTCACTGTGGACTGTTTGCAGGTCTCAGTGTAGAAGCAGGAAGTTAACTGCTTCACTGTTCACCCTCAGCCAAATCAATAGTGTATCATCTAACAGAGCAAAACAATCTGAGTTTATAAAACGTTCAGAATATACCCTGAGTATGTCACCAGTGTGTTTGTTGACACTTCCATCTCCCCTCCCATTCAGTTGATCAAACGGTCAGACATATCAAACCAAAAATATAGCTTAGTAAACCTGGATTCATTGTTTCATCCTAAAATATTTGTCCATGCCTACTAGAAATACATTATGTCAGTGACTTCTTCTAGTGTAAGAATGTGTTAATGTCCACAACACACAGGCAGTCAGGTGTGTTGTGTATTGGGGTGTATATTTCTGGATTCTCTGTGATGCTGCAGGCTGCACACACAGCCGTCCTGTCTTTGTGggtaaaaagggaaaaactcACCGACTCCTTATTATTTAAATGTAGTTGTATTTCCTGTGCCTTGGTGTTTGTATACATagagtttaaatgtttttcatttgggaacgacattttgtttttatttttttacagttattAGAGTTGAATTAAGATTAGTTACACCTTACATTTAATtagcttgtaaaaaaaaattgtgaagattttgaataaatatttaactcACATACAAcgttgttgatttttttatttatttatttatttattcctcagTAGGACATCAGGTTAAAATgtgttctctgtcttttcccATGCTGTGAATGATCCAATCTGTCTGAGATCTTCGGTTCGTGCTGCAGACTgcagatggcagcagcagctctccgGTGCGCCGGAGCGCTTCAGAAGAAGACGCAGACGGAGGAAGTGACTCTGACCGGCCCTTCGTCCCACCGGCTGCCCGGACAAACCCTCCGGGACGTGTGTCTCCTCTGTGATCGCATGTGGATCCGAAGCTACAGGACCAGACTTCAGGGCGCTTTTTTCtgggaagaagaaaatggaCGGTGAGTTTGACTTTCCAACAAAGACAAAGCAGGGAGATCCGGTGAAGGTGTATTATGAAGTGTCGGTGTGTTTAACTCTCACCTGTGatgtgtctgtctctggatcagtttttttttttttttttttttttttttggtggggggatTTACAGGCTTTTCTGTACTTTTCGCAGAAGCTGTTGTTCGAGCCCGACTTCCCCTAGAGCTGGCGAAAGATGTCGGTGTGGAGGTGAGCAGACACTGTGACCTGTGTTAGTCTGataacaccaacacacaacacaatcagaTCAACTCAGAGCAcaatcaaggcactttgcatggaccaacacacaacacacaacacaatcagaTCAACTCAGAGCAcaatcaaggcactttgcatggaccaacacacaacacacaacacaatcagaTCAACTCAGAGCAcaatcaaggcactttgcatggaccaacacacaacacacaacacaatcagaTCAACTCAGAGCAcaatcaaggcactttgcatggaccaacacacaacacacaacacacaacacaatcagaTCAACTCAGAGCACAATCAAGGCAACTTTGCATGgaccaacacacaacacatgacCAAACACTCAGTCACAGTGTGATGAGAAacaacttcctttaagagagAGAAACCTCAGACAGGACCAGACATCTGTCTTCACCGCTTTGgctgagaaagaggagaggtaaaagaggaaaaggagcacAAAGACATCCAGCGTATAACGTATAAAAATCTTAATGACCGAGCTCCAtcccatctcagagagctcacagTTCCTCATTatcccaggaggtcacttcacTGTCTGGATGGAGGTTTATTTGCGGTTCGTAGAGTCTCTAAGAGTAAATCAGGATGCAGATCTTTCAACTCCCAGTATCACTACACTAGAAGCCGGGTCCCATTGTTACTTCTGCTTAAAAACACTGTTTAATGAGTCGTTTGAATCCTCATACTGGATGTTTGTTTCTCAATGTCTCAGTCTCAGAGCAGCTTTAAGGCAGAGGCCTTCACGCGGGCCTTCCTGAAGAACAGCATTAAGCAGAGCACAGGTGATGATCTGAAAGGCATGTTGAGCCACAAGGCTGTGGTTCTAGGCTACTGCAAGCCCAAGAAGGACAAACAGAGCAAACGCAACAGAAAGAGAGCAACCGGCCTCGATGCTCGCCAGAAGAGGGTTCTGAAGGTCTTCCAGATCAAGGCTGAGCACCAGAGGTCAGTCAGCAATCTGAGCATGAAATGTGTCTCATCCACCCAGTTTCTCTGCACACGtgaatgtttgtcattttatggCTGTATTATTCTTGTAGATATGAACTATTTCTGCCTCTGCATGAACTCTGGAGACAGTACATCATAGATCTGTGCTGCGGCCTGAAGTCAACTTGGTAAGCCAGATTCAGCAGATATGAACAAAGACTCATCTCTTTTACTGAAA
This window harbors:
- the pop4 gene encoding ribonuclease P protein subunit p29, which gives rise to MDEAVVRARLPLELAKDVGVESQSSFKAEAFTRAFLKNSIKQSTGDDLKGMLSHKAVVLGYCKPKKDKQSKRNRKRATGLDARQKRVLKVFQIKAEHQRYELFLPLHELWRQYIIDLCCGLKSTCNPQFVQQKLLKADFHGAIITVVRSKCPSYVGMTGILVQEFKHIFKIITKEDKMKVIPKRGSVFSVEINGFVSHIYGSRFEQRASERSAKKFKMRGSIDL